A window of Mucilaginibacter robiniae genomic DNA:
AATCATCCTCTAAGTTTCTCCTTTAAACCTGATTTGATACCTGCATATAACTTGTATCAACCTTAGCTACATTGTTGTAAATCTCAACCATTCTGGTAGAGTTCGCCGTTTTATTATGGCGTTCCCAAGCCGCAATTCTACCATTTTCTGAAAGTTTTTGAGTCAGTTCCAAATCAGAAAAAATATCGCATACATTTTTGGCTAGCATTTCAACTTCCTCAAAACGATACAACAATCCTGATTGATGGTCCTCAATCATATCGGTCATGCCACCTACAATTGATGCTACACATGGAACACCTAATAGCTGAGCCTCTCCTATTGAATTAGGGCTGTTCTCGATAGAAGATGGGCAGACAAATACATTTGCCTTTAAAAACTGCTGACACATTTGCTGTTCAGAAAGCATACCCAGAAAAACCACATTGTCTTGAATTCCTAAATCTTCAATTTGTGATTGAATGTATTTTCCGAATCCATTTATCTTCAGAAAACCTTTATTGGTAAAGTTATGCCCGGCTACATATACTTTGGTTTGAGGATAATGGGCCAATATAAAAGGTAAAGCAGCAAGCATTTGTTGCAAACCTTTAATAGGATAGTGGGCCTGGCTTAAAAAGATGCTGTATTTTTTACAGTTCTGATACCCCCACTTGTACTTATAGAATTCCTCACGGAGTGTTTCGTTGCAGAAGTGATACTTTATAGCTGAATTGAGAGCCCATGTATGCGCTTTATCCCAAGCTGTACGGCCTATAATATGCTTTACAGATTGAATCATCTGTTTTTCAAAGCTTCCCCTTTGCACCATTCTATTACGTTGAGTAATAATGGTATCGTTCCGTAAAATATCTCTAATCGTAATGTTTTTCAGCAATACTTTTTCGCTAATACCGCCATAGTAGTAACGCTCATAAACACTCACTAACCCCTGAATAGAAATTATTACCTTCTCACTTCCGCAAGCATTTACATAAGCCAATCCATGCGGGTATTCTGTTCCGTGCACATGTGTTACATCAGGAGCAAAATCTTGATCTATTTGTTTCCAATAAGCTTCAAGCTTTGCATTGTACGATATAACATCACCAGCGCCTGGCAGCAGATAATAGGTAATTTCTCCTAATTTCAATACTTGCAACTCCTCGCCCGAGTAAAGAGACGCTACTGCTAATTGGATATTACTATTTGTAGCTAACAATGCTTTTGCACCGGCATACATCCAGCCTCCAATAACAGGCGTAGCTATATTCAGCGCTTTACAAGCGTCAGGAAATAACGTATTGGTAATCCAGAGAACGCGCATTAGCTTAGTTTTAACATTTATTTAATTGATTTAATTGAAGAAAGCACTACTGATTGATAAACTACCAGTAACAAGCGCCTTCAACCTTTAATGCTCCTTCAGGCTTTTCTTTATTATCTGGTCTTACCCAATGCTCATTAATTAAACGTGCATAATTGTAGGTATCATTATAATTAGCGGTTTCCCACCGTTTGCCTATAATGCCGAATAATAGTTGCAGGCTCCCTCCCATGTGAAAACCTTTTTTACCCATTCTTTTTACGTGGGCAGCTAACGGGAACCCGTAGGCACCAGCACCTATTAAACAGATATCGTAATCTCGCTTATCTATTTCGGCTTTCATGTAATCCAAAGCTTCAAACCAATCATTAAAGCTGGTTGGTACACCGGCTATAGTTTGCACTGCCTTTATTGTTTCCAGTTCAAAATCAGGCAACAAATTATCTTCAAATAGAACTTCTCGCTTATTGTATTGTGATTTGATAGTTTCGGCAAAAGGATGAACAACCAGCACTTTTTTACCTTCTAAAGCTTTAGTCCAAGGAGTTTTTGAAAAGTATGGGTTCAATAACTCGAAGTTTACTTTTGTCGCTTGCTTTAGCTCATCTGTAAAATAGCTTTCTTGAGCCATCCAGCTACCTAACACATCCACTTCAGGAATATCATGCAACATCAACTCGCAAAACTGCTCTATTTTCTCAGTTGTGGTAGGGAAGAAACCACTATACACCTGCATCTGGTTAATAATGTTGTTTTCCCACCACCAGGGTTGTGTTTTACCTTTGATAAAATTCACAAACTGGTTTTTATGATTTTTAACACCTATGTAATTACACAGACATATCATTTCTGTGCTGCCAAAACGCGCAATCATACTTGGCTCATCAGAGGTTAACGCTTTATAAATTGCATCTGCAGCTACATCAGCATTCTGCTCGCATTCGGGTTTCTTTTTAGGTTGGGGCTTCAAGCCTTTTTCATACCCTTTTCTAATAACTTTTAACAAAATAATACCTAAACCGCTGGCTGCTTTCTGGAATTCTAAACGTTCAGATCTGGCAAAACCAATGTACCAAAAGGCAATTAAAATAGATATAAAGCTAGTTGCAGCAACTGTTATAAGCCGCAATACACTTTCTGCCATGAAATAATGTGGCACCCATGCAATCGCTGCCGCTACACCAAATGCAAGCACGCAACGTACAATAACCTCACTAAAAAATTGCCAATATGATAAATTGAAAGACTTATTTGAGAAATAAAGAATGTTTACGGAATAGATAATTGAATATACTATGAAAACGAGATACATAGCATAAGGCGGATAGCCTAAACTATAAAGTAAGTACGTAACAACCAGCGGAAAGAATGTTAGAACAGAAGATACAATTTGAAATCTTCTGATATTACCTACAGCAGAAATGGAAGTTGACAACGTTAAGAAAAGCTGTTCAATCATATCTCTTACTAAAAGTAACTGACAAAATACAATAGTATAAGCAGGTACGTTTTTTAACCATAAATGTAAAACGTACGGCATTTCTATCAATGCGGGTTGTATAAGTAAAATCAGGAGAAAAAATGATATTTTACTACCCAGCATGGCAGCTTTAACCATCAACTCTCTATCACCGGCTCCTTCACTTTTAGCCAACGTAGGATTGAGCGCTCTCAACATGGTAACCGAGAATGCTCCCAATTGTCCACTGACCTGATTAGCTATTCCCTGCGCGGCATTTAAAACAGTACCAAAAAAGATATTGATTACCATACCCTGACCATAAAAAGCAATCATGCTGGTAGAAGATCCCATCAGTGACCAGCCGGCAAAACTGGTCATCTCCCGCATTAATTTACCATCATAATTATCACGTAAGTTAATCTTGCACTCTTGGTATTGCCGTTGGCAGTAAATTACCCGAATAATAAACAGCACGATAGCAACAGTAGCCATCAGAAAACCATAAGCTATTAGTTTATCACCAGCTTGATGTGCAACAATAATGGCGATCACCATTTTCAATACCGATTCAACTACACCCAATATAGCAAACAACAACATGTTTTCGCGCGCGTTAATTGCTGCATCATACGGCACAGAAGATATGGTGAACATGGTACTAATAATCATAAACTGATAAATCAGCTTAGCAGCTGCTACCCTTTCCGGTGCAATATTTAATACGCCTTTAAATAGTATATAGCCTGTAATTTCAAGTACTATAAAAATTATACCTGAAATAATTAAATGCAATAGCGTACTTACATTAAATATGTGCTTTAACTTATTCAGATCTCCTTTACCTTGGGTGAATGACATAAAGCGTTGAGTGGCCGATGCCATAGAAGCATTCAGGAAACCCAGCATCAATATAATACCGCCAACTACGTTGAAAATACCAAAATCTCTGGCGCCTAAGGTGGCCAGTACTAATCGGGTAGTGTACAACGAAATAAATACGGTAATGGCCATGCGACCATAAAGAAATCCTGTATTTAACGCAATACGTTTTGCAGCTTGCATTTAAGTGAACCTTTAATTTTTGTTGAATTGGATCAGGAAATATGGTAGAATAAGCCTCTAATTAACTTAGAGGCTCTGGTATTATTAGAATCTGCTTGAGAAATCTGTAAAGACAGAATTCTGTTTTCTACTCTTTTTATTGTCAGTATAATAGTTATTGTTATAACTGTAGCCATACCCATACTGAATTCTTTTAATACCATTGAAAATGATATTGATATTTGACAGCTGCTTTTGTTGGATTATATCTTGGATAAAGTCAAGCTCTTCAATTTTAGTGTAACCCTGGCGAATAACGTACAAGATAATATCTGCATAGCTAAACATCACCATAGCATCTGGAACTAAGTGAGCAGCCGGGCTATCTAAAATAACACAGTCATACATACCACGCAGTGTTTCAATCAGGCTCCTTAACTCATCCTTTTCTAATAGCTCTGATGGATTGTCAACGATTTTTCCGCAACTTATAACATGCAGGTTTGGTACTATACCCGAATCACGTATAATCTGATTTAATCTGGCGTCACCATTCAAATAGTCGCTTATACCGGCATGTTCGCTTTCTAAATTAAACAGTTTAGAAATCTGAGGTTTCCGCATATCCATTTCCAGCACTACAGTCTTTTTACCTGAATAGGCCAAAGCCACGCTCAAATGCCTGCCGATAAAGCTTTTGCCTTCACCCGATATGCTAGATGTTAGCAAAGTAACACTACCTGGCTTATTGCCTAAATTATAGTTTAGGTTAATACGTAAAGCTTTAAACTGCTCACTCAAAGCATTAGTACCTGCCTTAGTTATAATTAATTCATTATCTGGCTCTTCATACTGTAACTGACCAATAATAGGCAAGTTTAATGCATCTTTAATTTCTTGCACATCAGTAATAGTATCATTTAAACTATTGCGGGTATAAATAAGTCCGGCGGGTAAAAGAATACCTAATAAAAATGCTACACCAAGTGTAATAGGAGCTGTAGGACGTTTAACTGCTTCTATGTAAGCATTATCTACCACATGATCATCAGCTAACTCTGAAGCATATTTTACAGAAAGTTCTTCTCTTTTTTGAAGTAGATAAGTGTATAAGTTTTCAATTATACTTTTCTGCCGGGTTTTGCTACCATACTGGCGTTCTGCAGTAGGAATATCTTTGATAGAAGATTCAAAACCAGAATTGTAGCTTTTAAGATTTTCTTGTGTACTAACTAAAGACTGTTTAAGCGTTTTAACATTTTCTTTGATGGCTGATTTTGTTATAGTAATCTGACGATTAATCGGCTCGAAATCAGGGTTAGTTTCCGGAGTGGTTGCCAGCAAACGTTCACGTTGCAACTGCAAATCCGACAATCTTCCAATTAAATTGGTTAAAGTTGGGTCTGTGACCCCTAAAACAGCAGTGGTTTTATCCAACCCTTGAGGCGAATTGATTTTACGCTCAATATTTTCTAATACATTCAGCTGAATATTCACATCATTCAGGCGATTAGTGTTGGATTGCATGTTCTCCAAACTAATTTTGGAATCAGAAGTCAGATCTGTTAAACCTCTGCTGCTTTTAAAACCTTCTATACCCTGCTCTGCGCTGTTAAGCTGACGAGACAAGGAAGCAACTCTTTGATCAAGAAACTTGATTGTGTTTTCTGTCTCCTTGTTTCTAGCTATAGTACCTAGTTGTTTATAATTAGTTAGTAATTGGTTCAGAATATCTTTACCTCTTTCGGCTACATTATCATTGATGGCGAGTACAATAGTACTAGTTAGCTTGTTAGGTAAACTTACGTCAATGGCTTTTTGGTATCCGGCAGCTACCCCGTCAGGATCGGCAACAGAAATTTTAATAAGGGAACCGGAATATTTCAACACATCTTTTGTAGGCTCCAGTTTCCAGTCACCAAAGCTATTGGTGTAAGTGTTGTTAAAAGATAGTTCCTGCTGACCTCCTGAAGGAGTCTTGATGTAAAACGAGCTTTTATCTTTAACGATGATATTAATATCCGGATTTTTGTAATTTCTGGTTGCTGAAAGCAAGATTAATTTAACAGGACTAGCTTTGTAAAGATCTGTTGAGTTAAGTTTAGTTTTCTTTTGATAAGAAATCCATAATTCTAAGTCTTCCACCACTTTTTTGATAAGCTGGTTAGATTTTAATACCTCAACTTCGTTCTCAACACTCTTGTTAGAATTAATCAGGTCAATTTCCTGCAATGCCGTTTTTTGATCAGGTGTTTTTTTATCGTTATTAATTATTAACGACGCCTTTATTTGGTACACAGGCTTTGTTAGTTTTAAATAAGCAAAACCTGCTGCTAATGCAACTACAATACCGATTAGGAAAAGAGGCCAATGAAACAAATATTTTGATACAATTCTTTTGACATCAATTGTGGGGCCGTTGCTTTGAATAAGCGCTTTGATTTGAGCTGAATTATTAGCCATTATGGTTAACGGTATAAATTTGAAAGAACGATTGCTATAATAGACAGACCAGAAAGTACCAGAGTTGCTATACGGTAACCACGATCAACAGTGGCATATTTTGTACGGTCAGGCTGTACGTATATCTCGTCGTTATTTTTTAAATAGTAGTATGGTGAATCAAAAATCTTTTTAGAAGTAAGATCAATGTTAATGTACTTACGTTCGCCATTCTCTTCTCTAATCAGAATGATATTTTTACGCTTAGCGGTAATATTTAAATCGCCGGCCATAGTAAGCGCCTGCGTAATAGTTGTCCTTTCGTTTTGTAAACTATATACGTTAGGGCGCAACACATCACCAAAAACACTTACATTCATATTGATGATACGAACATTTACTACAGGATCTTTATAATAGGTGAGCAAAGTATCTCTTAATTTTGCTCGTAATTGAGATGTGGTTAACCCACTTACTTTCATTACGCCTACTAGCGGTAAGCTAATCATCCCCTGGTCATCAACCAAGTATCCTTTGTTAAGATAATCTTCCGGATTAGATGAACTAGCAACCGAAGGAAAATTAAATATAGCTGATGATTCAGGATTTCTGCTGCTCACAATGATGCTTAAAATATCTGCAGGCTTTATAGCAACAGGAGAATAATTATTAACTTTCTCTTGTGATGGTCGTGAACTATCTAAATCTTGGAAGTAAGGTATTTCTTTGTAAGATCCACACGAACTAAAAAGAAACATTACTAGAATACTAAAGAAAATACTTGTTTTATTCATGAGTTAGAGTATTATATATATGACTTTGATTATACTTAAGGATTACTATTGTTTAAGCAACATTTAT
This region includes:
- a CDS encoding glycosyltransferase family 4 protein — its product is MYAGAKALLATNSNIQLAVASLYSGEELQVLKLGEITYYLLPGAGDVISYNAKLEAYWKQIDQDFAPDVTHVHGTEYPHGLAYVNACGSEKVIISIQGLVSVYERYYYGGISEKVLLKNITIRDILRNDTIITQRNRMVQRGSFEKQMIQSVKHIIGRTAWDKAHTWALNSAIKYHFCNETLREEFYKYKWGYQNCKKYSIFLSQAHYPIKGLQQMLAALPFILAHYPQTKVYVAGHNFTNKGFLKINGFGKYIQSQIEDLGIQDNVVFLGMLSEQQMCQQFLKANVFVCPSSIENSPNSIGEAQLLGVPCVASIVGGMTDMIEDHQSGLLYRFEEVEMLAKNVCDIFSDLELTQKLSENGRIAAWERHNKTANSTRMVEIYNNVAKVDTSYMQVSNQV
- a CDS encoding polysaccharide biosynthesis/export family protein, translated to MNKTSIFFSILVMFLFSSCGSYKEIPYFQDLDSSRPSQEKVNNYSPVAIKPADILSIIVSSRNPESSAIFNFPSVASSSNPEDYLNKGYLVDDQGMISLPLVGVMKVSGLTTSQLRAKLRDTLLTYYKDPVVNVRIINMNVSVFGDVLRPNVYSLQNERTTITQALTMAGDLNITAKRKNIILIREENGERKYINIDLTSKKIFDSPYYYLKNNDEIYVQPDRTKYATVDRGYRIATLVLSGLSIIAIVLSNLYR
- a CDS encoding GumC family protein, producing the protein MANNSAQIKALIQSNGPTIDVKRIVSKYLFHWPLFLIGIVVALAAGFAYLKLTKPVYQIKASLIINNDKKTPDQKTALQEIDLINSNKSVENEVEVLKSNQLIKKVVEDLELWISYQKKTKLNSTDLYKASPVKLILLSATRNYKNPDINIIVKDKSSFYIKTPSGGQQELSFNNTYTNSFGDWKLEPTKDVLKYSGSLIKISVADPDGVAAGYQKAIDVSLPNKLTSTIVLAINDNVAERGKDILNQLLTNYKQLGTIARNKETENTIKFLDQRVASLSRQLNSAEQGIEGFKSSRGLTDLTSDSKISLENMQSNTNRLNDVNIQLNVLENIERKINSPQGLDKTTAVLGVTDPTLTNLIGRLSDLQLQRERLLATTPETNPDFEPINRQITITKSAIKENVKTLKQSLVSTQENLKSYNSGFESSIKDIPTAERQYGSKTRQKSIIENLYTYLLQKREELSVKYASELADDHVVDNAYIEAVKRPTAPITLGVAFLLGILLPAGLIYTRNSLNDTITDVQEIKDALNLPIIGQLQYEEPDNELIITKAGTNALSEQFKALRINLNYNLGNKPGSVTLLTSSISGEGKSFIGRHLSVALAYSGKKTVVLEMDMRKPQISKLFNLESEHAGISDYLNGDARLNQIIRDSGIVPNLHVISCGKIVDNPSELLEKDELRSLIETLRGMYDCVILDSPAAHLVPDAMVMFSYADIILYVIRQGYTKIEELDFIQDIIQQKQLSNINIIFNGIKRIQYGYGYSYNNNYYTDNKKSRKQNSVFTDFSSRF
- a CDS encoding lipopolysaccharide biosynthesis protein encodes the protein MQAAKRIALNTGFLYGRMAITVFISLYTTRLVLATLGARDFGIFNVVGGIILMLGFLNASMASATQRFMSFTQGKGDLNKLKHIFNVSTLLHLIISGIIFIVLEITGYILFKGVLNIAPERVAAAKLIYQFMIISTMFTISSVPYDAAINARENMLLFAILGVVESVLKMVIAIIVAHQAGDKLIAYGFLMATVAIVLFIIRVIYCQRQYQECKINLRDNYDGKLMREMTSFAGWSLMGSSTSMIAFYGQGMVINIFFGTVLNAAQGIANQVSGQLGAFSVTMLRALNPTLAKSEGAGDRELMVKAAMLGSKISFFLLILLIQPALIEMPYVLHLWLKNVPAYTIVFCQLLLVRDMIEQLFLTLSTSISAVGNIRRFQIVSSVLTFFPLVVTYLLYSLGYPPYAMYLVFIVYSIIYSVNILYFSNKSFNLSYWQFFSEVIVRCVLAFGVAAAIAWVPHYFMAESVLRLITVAATSFISILIAFWYIGFARSERLEFQKAASGLGIILLKVIRKGYEKGLKPQPKKKPECEQNADVAADAIYKALTSDEPSMIARFGSTEMICLCNYIGVKNHKNQFVNFIKGKTQPWWWENNIINQMQVYSGFFPTTTEKIEQFCELMLHDIPEVDVLGSWMAQESYFTDELKQATKVNFELLNPYFSKTPWTKALEGKKVLVVHPFAETIKSQYNKREVLFEDNLLPDFELETIKAVQTIAGVPTSFNDWFEALDYMKAEIDKRDYDICLIGAGAYGFPLAAHVKRMGKKGFHMGGSLQLLFGIIGKRWETANYNDTYNYARLINEHWVRPDNKEKPEGALKVEGACYW